A genome region from Mycolicibacterium litorale includes the following:
- the acpS gene encoding holo-ACP synthase AcpS, translating into MAIVGVGIDLVSIPDFAEQVDRPGTVFAETFTPGERRDAADKSSSAARHLAARWAAKEAVIKAWSGSRFAKRPALPEGIHRDIEVVTDMWGRPKVRLTGDIAEHLREATIHVSLTHEGDTAAAVAVIEEP; encoded by the coding sequence GTGGCGATAGTCGGAGTGGGCATCGACCTGGTATCCATTCCGGACTTCGCGGAGCAGGTGGACCGACCGGGCACGGTGTTCGCGGAGACGTTCACGCCGGGGGAGCGCCGCGACGCCGCGGACAAGAGTTCGTCGGCGGCGCGGCACCTCGCGGCCCGGTGGGCGGCGAAGGAAGCCGTGATCAAGGCGTGGTCGGGGTCGCGGTTCGCCAAGCGGCCCGCCCTGCCCGAGGGCATCCACCGCGACATCGAGGTCGTCACCGACATGTGGGGCCGGCCGAAGGTGCGGCTCACCGGTGACATCGCCGAGCACCTGAGGGAGGCGACCATCCACGTGTCGCTGACGCACGAAGGGGACACGGCGGCCGCCGTCGCGGTCATCGAGGAGCCCTGA
- a CDS encoding type I polyketide synthase — MTIYEHDRVSTGWDDESGARSTHALVDRLTAGEPFAVAFGGQGSAWLETLEELVSSTGIESELATLAGEAELLLEPVAKELVVVRPIGFEPLRWVRALAAEEPVPTAKQLTSAAVSVPGVLLTQVAAVRALARQGMDLFDTPPVAVAGHSQGVLAVEALAAKGAKDVELLALAQLIGAAGTLVARRRGITVLGDRPPMVSVTNADPERIYELLQEFSSDVRTVLPPVLSIRNGRRSVVITGTPEQLSRFELYCNQIAEKEEAERKNKLRGGAVFAPAFDPVQVEVGFHTPRLADGIDIVGRWAEAVGLDVTLARQMTEAILVSQVDWVDEVTELHDAGARWILDLGPGDILTRLTAPVIRGLGVGIVPAATRGGQRNLFTVGAVPEVARPWSSYTPTAVRLPDGSVKLSTKFTRLTGRSPILLAGMTPTTVDAKIVAAAANAGHWAELAGGGQVTEEIFNDRIEELTTLLEPGRAIQFNSLFLDPYLWKLQLGGKRLVQKARQSGAPIDGVVVTAGIPDLEEAVDLIDELNGIGISHVVFKPGTVEQIRSVIRIAAEVPTKPVIVHIEGGRAGGHHSWEDLDDLLLTTYSELRSRANITICVGGGIGTPERAAEYLSGRWSQVYGFPVMPVDGILVGTAAMAALEATTSPAVKQLLVDTQGTDQWVGAGKAQGGMASGRSQLGADIHEIDNAASRCGRLLDDVAGDADAVADRRDEIIAAMAATAKPYFGDVADMTYLQWLRRYVELSIGDGDSTADTRKGDSPWLDITWRDRFAQMLQRAEARLHPRDHGPIDTLFADESLLETPDAALDLLLQRYPDADRVQLHPADVPFFVQLCKTLGKPVNFVPVIDKDVRRWWRSDSLWQAHDARYTADQVCIIPGTAAVAGITRVDEPVGELLDRFEQAAVDEVLSHNGDPRPVTSRRQGRTDVDGPLAVLLDAPDVLWAGRTAVNPVHRIAAPADWQVRDEGRTATHASTGARLDVAGDSHVVLNVPLSGTWIEIRFTLTDVIRTGGAPLVTTEDAATAMRAVLAIAAGVEGPSALPPVKDGTATVTVGWDPELVADHTGVTATFGAPLAPTLTVVPDALVGRCWPAVFAAIGSAVTDTGFPVVEGLLSLVHLDHGAHLVAALPAEPAELTVTATAGTATDTEVGRVVPVSVTVTGPDGTLLATLEERFAIRGRTGAAELSDPARAGGAISDNATDTPRRRRRDVAIGAPVDMRPFAVVSGDHNPIHTDRAAALLAGLESPIVHGMWLSAAAQHVVTATDGKAVPPARLVGWTARFLGMVLPGDQIDFRVDRVGIDVGAEVLEVTAKVGTDLVMSATARLAAPKTVYAFPGQGIQHKGMGMEVRARSKAARKVWDSADKFTRETLGFSVLHVVRDNPTSLIGSGVHYQHPEGVLYLTQFTQVAMATVAAAQVAEMREQGAFVEGAIACGHSVGEYTALACVSGVYELEALLEVVFHRGSKMHDIVPRDELGRSNYRLAAIRPSQIDLDDADVKDFVAEISARTGEFLEIVNFNLRGSQYAIAGTVRGLEALEEEIERRREISGGKRSFILVPGIDVPFHSSVLRVGVADFRRSLERVMPRDQDPELIVGRYIPNLVPRPFTLDRDFIQEIRDLVPAEPLDEILADYDTWRKERPRELCRKVVIELLAWQFASPVRWIETQDLLFIEEAAGGLGVERFVEIGVKSAPTVAGLATNTLKLPEYSHSTVEVLNSERDAAVLFATDTDPEPEPEEAAPAAAEAAPQAAAPAAAAPAAPAAPSGGPRPDDLTFDAADATVALIALSAKMRLDQIEALDSIETITDGASSRRNQMLVDLGSELNLGAIDGAAEADLGALKGQVTKLARTYKPFGPVLTDAINDQLRTVFGPSGKRPAYIAERVGKAWELGAGWVKHVTVEVALGTREGSSVRGGSLGGLHDGALADAASVDKVIDAAVAAVAARKGVAVSLPSAGGGGGGVVDSAALGEFAEQVTGRDGVLANAARLVLGQLGLDTPVSAAQTATDAELIDLVTAELGSDWPRLVAPAFDGRKAVVFDDRWASAREDLVKIWLADEDAIDRDWPALSERFEGAGHVVATQANWWQGKALAAGRNVHASLFGRIAAGAENPGKGRYSDEVAVVTGASKGSIASAVVGQLLDGGATVIATTSRLDDARLEFYKTLYRDNARYDAKLWVVPANMASYSDIDALVSWVGTEQTESLGPQSIHLKDAQTPTLLFPFAAPRVAGDMSEVGSRAEMEMKVLLWAVQRLISGLSSIGAERDIASRLHVVLPGSPNRGMFGGDGAYGEAKASLDALVNRWKAETSWAQRVSLAHALIGWTKGTGLMGHNDAIAGAVEEAGVTTYTTAEMASMLLSLCDIESKVAAAREPITADLTGGLGDIELDMAALAAKAREDMSADAAADEDADAPAPGTIAALPSPPRGFSPAPAPEWADLDVDPADLVVIVGGAELGPYGSSRTRYEMEVDHELSAAGVLELAWTTGMIKWEDDPKPGWYDTASGDLVPEEELVERYHDAVVERCGIREFVDDGAIDPDHASPLLVSVFLDKDFSFVVSSEEEARAFVEVDPEHTVVRPVPDSSDWQVTRKAGTEVRVPRKTKLSRTVGAQIPTGFDPTVWGITPDMANSIDRVALWNIVATVDAFLSAGFTPTELMRWVHPSLVASTQGTGMGGMTSMQTMYHGNLLGRSKPNDILQEVLPNVVAAHVVQSYIGSYGAMIHPVGACATAAVSVEEGMDKIRLGKAEFVVTGGFDDMTLEAVIGFGDMAATADTAMMRARGISDGKFSRANDRRRLGFVEAQGGGTILLARGDLALKMGLPVLAVVGYAQSFADGVHTSIPAPGLGALGAGRGGRDSVLARSLAKLGVGADDISVIYKHDTSTLANDPNETELHERLADSMGRSDGAPLFIVSQKTLTGHSKGGAAVFQMMGLCQVLRDGVIPPNRSLDCVDDEMATSGHFVWPRETLRMGEKFPLKAGLVTSLGFGHVSGLIALVHPQAFLATLTPEQREDYVRRAEQRTLAGQRRLASAIAGGRPMYERPADRRFSHDAPEKRQEAAMLLDAASRLGDGDVYVR; from the coding sequence GTGACGATCTACGAGCATGACAGGGTGTCCACCGGTTGGGACGACGAGTCCGGGGCCAGGTCCACCCATGCACTTGTGGATCGCCTGACCGCGGGTGAGCCGTTCGCGGTGGCCTTCGGCGGGCAGGGCAGTGCATGGCTGGAGACCCTCGAGGAACTGGTGTCCTCGACCGGCATCGAATCGGAGCTCGCCACGCTCGCCGGCGAGGCGGAGTTGCTGCTGGAGCCGGTGGCCAAAGAACTGGTCGTGGTGCGCCCGATCGGCTTCGAGCCGCTGCGCTGGGTGCGCGCGCTGGCCGCCGAGGAGCCGGTCCCGACCGCCAAGCAGCTGACCTCCGCAGCGGTGTCCGTACCGGGCGTGCTGCTGACCCAGGTCGCCGCGGTGCGCGCGCTCGCGCGCCAAGGAATGGACCTGTTCGACACGCCGCCCGTCGCGGTGGCCGGACACTCCCAGGGTGTGCTCGCCGTCGAGGCGCTGGCCGCCAAGGGCGCCAAGGACGTCGAACTGCTCGCCCTGGCCCAGCTGATCGGCGCCGCGGGCACGCTCGTGGCCCGTCGCCGCGGCATCACCGTCCTCGGCGACCGTCCGCCCATGGTCTCGGTCACCAACGCCGACCCTGAGCGGATCTACGAACTGCTCCAGGAGTTCTCCTCCGACGTGCGCACCGTGCTGCCGCCGGTGTTGTCGATCCGCAACGGCCGCCGCTCGGTCGTCATCACCGGAACGCCCGAGCAACTGTCGCGCTTCGAGCTGTACTGCAACCAGATCGCCGAGAAGGAAGAGGCCGAGCGCAAGAACAAGCTGCGCGGCGGCGCGGTCTTCGCGCCCGCATTCGACCCTGTCCAGGTCGAGGTCGGCTTCCACACGCCGCGCCTCGCCGACGGCATCGACATCGTCGGCCGCTGGGCCGAGGCCGTCGGGCTGGACGTCACGCTCGCGCGCCAGATGACCGAGGCGATCCTCGTCAGCCAGGTCGACTGGGTCGACGAGGTCACCGAACTGCACGACGCCGGCGCCCGGTGGATCCTCGACCTCGGTCCGGGCGACATCCTCACCCGCCTGACCGCCCCGGTGATCCGCGGGCTCGGAGTCGGCATCGTGCCCGCCGCCACCCGCGGCGGCCAGCGCAACCTGTTCACCGTGGGGGCCGTGCCCGAGGTGGCCCGCCCCTGGTCCAGCTACACCCCGACCGCGGTGCGCCTGCCCGACGGTTCGGTCAAGCTGTCCACCAAATTCACCCGGCTCACCGGCCGCTCGCCGATCCTGCTGGCCGGGATGACGCCCACGACCGTCGACGCCAAGATCGTCGCCGCGGCCGCCAACGCCGGCCACTGGGCCGAACTCGCCGGCGGCGGCCAGGTCACCGAAGAGATCTTCAACGACCGCATCGAAGAGCTCACCACGCTGCTCGAGCCGGGCCGGGCGATCCAGTTCAACTCGCTGTTCCTCGACCCCTACCTGTGGAAGCTGCAGCTCGGCGGCAAGCGACTGGTGCAGAAGGCCCGCCAGTCCGGCGCCCCCATCGACGGCGTCGTCGTCACCGCAGGCATCCCCGACCTCGAAGAGGCCGTCGACCTCATCGACGAACTCAACGGCATCGGCATCAGCCACGTCGTGTTCAAGCCCGGAACCGTCGAGCAGATCCGCTCGGTCATCCGGATCGCCGCCGAGGTGCCCACCAAACCGGTCATCGTCCACATCGAGGGCGGCCGCGCCGGCGGCCACCACTCGTGGGAGGACCTCGACGACCTGCTGCTCACCACGTACAGCGAGCTCCGGTCGCGCGCCAACATCACGATCTGCGTCGGCGGCGGCATCGGCACGCCCGAGCGCGCCGCGGAGTACCTCAGCGGCCGCTGGTCGCAGGTCTACGGCTTCCCTGTGATGCCCGTCGACGGCATCCTCGTCGGCACCGCGGCGATGGCCGCGCTCGAAGCCACCACGTCGCCGGCCGTCAAGCAGCTGCTGGTCGACACCCAGGGCACCGATCAGTGGGTCGGTGCAGGCAAGGCCCAGGGCGGCATGGCCTCGGGGCGCAGCCAGCTCGGCGCCGACATCCACGAGATCGACAACGCGGCGTCGCGCTGCGGCCGGCTGCTCGACGACGTCGCCGGTGACGCCGACGCCGTTGCCGACCGCCGCGACGAGATCATCGCCGCGATGGCCGCCACGGCCAAGCCGTACTTCGGCGACGTCGCGGACATGACCTACCTGCAGTGGCTGCGCCGCTACGTCGAGTTGTCGATCGGCGACGGCGACAGCACCGCCGACACCCGCAAGGGCGACTCCCCGTGGCTGGACATCACCTGGCGCGACCGGTTCGCCCAGATGCTGCAGCGCGCCGAGGCCCGGCTGCACCCGCGCGACCACGGTCCGATCGACACGCTGTTCGCCGACGAGTCGCTGCTGGAGACCCCGGACGCCGCGCTCGACCTCCTGCTGCAGCGCTATCCCGACGCCGATCGCGTGCAGCTGCACCCGGCCGACGTCCCGTTCTTCGTCCAGCTGTGCAAGACGCTGGGCAAACCGGTCAACTTCGTGCCGGTCATCGACAAGGACGTGCGCCGCTGGTGGCGCAGCGACTCGCTGTGGCAGGCCCACGACGCCCGCTACACCGCCGACCAGGTGTGCATCATCCCCGGCACCGCGGCCGTCGCGGGCATCACCCGCGTCGACGAGCCCGTCGGTGAACTGCTCGACCGGTTCGAGCAGGCCGCGGTCGACGAGGTGCTGTCCCACAACGGCGACCCACGGCCGGTGACCAGCCGCCGCCAGGGCCGCACCGATGTGGACGGTCCGCTCGCGGTGCTGCTCGACGCCCCCGATGTGCTGTGGGCCGGCCGCACCGCGGTCAACCCGGTGCACCGCATCGCCGCCCCCGCCGACTGGCAGGTGCGCGACGAGGGCCGCACGGCCACCCACGCCTCCACCGGCGCCCGGCTCGACGTGGCCGGCGACTCGCACGTCGTGCTGAACGTGCCGTTGTCGGGCACCTGGATCGAGATCCGCTTCACCCTCACCGACGTCATCCGGACCGGCGGCGCCCCGCTGGTCACCACGGAGGACGCGGCGACCGCCATGCGTGCGGTGCTGGCGATCGCCGCCGGTGTAGAGGGTCCGTCGGCCCTTCCTCCCGTGAAGGACGGCACCGCGACCGTCACCGTCGGGTGGGATCCCGAACTGGTCGCCGACCACACCGGGGTCACCGCGACCTTCGGCGCCCCGCTGGCGCCGACGCTGACGGTCGTGCCGGACGCGCTGGTCGGCCGCTGCTGGCCCGCCGTGTTCGCCGCCATCGGCTCCGCCGTCACCGACACCGGCTTCCCCGTCGTCGAGGGGCTGCTGAGCCTGGTGCACCTGGACCACGGCGCCCATCTCGTCGCCGCGCTGCCGGCCGAGCCCGCCGAGCTGACCGTCACCGCGACCGCCGGCACGGCCACCGACACCGAAGTCGGCCGCGTCGTCCCCGTGAGCGTCACCGTCACCGGGCCGGACGGCACCCTGCTGGCCACCCTCGAAGAACGCTTCGCGATCCGCGGCCGTACGGGCGCGGCGGAACTGAGCGATCCTGCTCGGGCCGGCGGCGCGATCTCCGACAACGCCACCGACACCCCGCGCCGGCGTCGCCGCGACGTCGCGATCGGCGCGCCGGTCGACATGCGGCCGTTCGCGGTGGTCTCCGGTGACCACAACCCGATCCACACCGACCGCGCCGCCGCGCTGCTGGCCGGACTGGAATCGCCGATCGTGCACGGCATGTGGCTGTCGGCCGCCGCCCAGCACGTCGTCACCGCGACCGACGGCAAGGCCGTCCCGCCGGCCCGCCTGGTGGGCTGGACCGCGCGGTTCCTCGGCATGGTGCTACCCGGTGACCAGATCGACTTCCGCGTCGACCGGGTCGGCATCGACGTCGGCGCCGAGGTGCTCGAGGTCACCGCGAAGGTCGGGACCGACCTGGTGATGTCGGCGACCGCCCGCCTGGCGGCGCCGAAGACCGTCTACGCCTTCCCCGGTCAGGGCATCCAGCACAAGGGCATGGGCATGGAGGTCCGCGCCCGCAGCAAGGCGGCCCGCAAGGTGTGGGACTCCGCGGACAAGTTCACCCGCGAGACGCTGGGCTTCTCCGTGTTGCACGTGGTGCGGGACAACCCGACCAGCCTCATCGGCTCCGGTGTGCACTACCAGCACCCCGAGGGCGTGCTGTACCTCACGCAGTTCACCCAGGTCGCGATGGCCACCGTCGCCGCGGCGCAGGTCGCCGAGATGCGCGAGCAGGGCGCGTTCGTCGAAGGCGCGATCGCCTGCGGACACTCCGTCGGCGAGTACACCGCGCTGGCGTGCGTGTCCGGTGTCTACGAACTCGAGGCACTGCTCGAGGTGGTATTCCACCGCGGCAGCAAGATGCACGACATCGTCCCGCGCGACGAGCTGGGCCGGTCCAACTACCGGCTGGCCGCGATCCGGCCGAGCCAGATCGATCTGGACGACGCCGACGTCAAGGACTTCGTCGCCGAGATCTCCGCGCGCACAGGCGAATTTCTCGAGATTGTGAACTTCAACCTGCGTGGCTCGCAGTACGCCATCGCGGGCACCGTCCGCGGGCTCGAGGCGCTCGAGGAGGAGATCGAACGGCGTCGCGAGATCAGCGGTGGCAAGCGGTCGTTCATCCTGGTGCCCGGCATCGACGTGCCGTTCCACTCCTCGGTGCTGCGGGTCGGTGTGGCCGACTTCCGGCGCTCGCTGGAGCGCGTCATGCCGCGCGACCAGGATCCGGAGCTGATCGTCGGGCGGTACATCCCGAACCTGGTGCCGCGGCCGTTCACCCTCGACCGCGACTTCATCCAGGAGATCCGCGACCTCGTGCCGGCCGAGCCGCTCGACGAGATCCTCGCCGACTACGACACCTGGCGCAAGGAGCGGCCGCGCGAGCTGTGCCGCAAGGTCGTGATCGAGTTGCTGGCCTGGCAGTTCGCCAGCCCGGTGCGCTGGATCGAGACCCAGGATCTGCTGTTCATCGAGGAGGCCGCGGGCGGACTCGGTGTCGAGCGGTTCGTGGAGATCGGTGTGAAGTCGGCGCCGACGGTGGCCGGCCTGGCGACCAACACGCTCAAGCTGCCGGAGTACTCGCACAGCACGGTGGAGGTGCTCAACAGCGAGCGCGACGCCGCGGTGCTGTTCGCGACCGACACCGATCCGGAACCGGAGCCCGAGGAGGCGGCACCCGCCGCCGCCGAGGCGGCACCGCAGGCCGCGGCGCCCGCCGCCGCAGCGCCTGCCGCACCCGCCGCCCCGTCGGGTGGTCCGCGGCCGGACGACCTCACGTTCGACGCCGCCGACGCGACCGTTGCGCTCATCGCGCTGTCGGCCAAGATGCGGCTGGACCAGATCGAGGCACTCGACTCCATCGAGACGATCACCGACGGTGCGTCCTCGCGGCGCAACCAGATGCTGGTCGACCTGGGCTCCGAGCTCAACCTGGGTGCGATCGACGGCGCGGCGGAAGCCGACCTCGGCGCGCTCAAGGGTCAGGTCACCAAGCTGGCCCGGACGTACAAGCCGTTCGGCCCGGTGCTCACCGACGCGATCAACGATCAGCTGCGCACCGTGTTCGGCCCGTCCGGCAAGCGTCCGGCCTACATCGCCGAACGCGTCGGCAAGGCATGGGAACTCGGCGCAGGCTGGGTCAAGCACGTGACCGTCGAGGTCGCGCTGGGCACCCGTGAGGGCAGCAGTGTCCGTGGCGGCAGCCTCGGCGGCCTGCACGACGGCGCGCTGGCCGACGCCGCCAGCGTCGACAAGGTGATCGACGCCGCGGTGGCCGCGGTGGCGGCCCGCAAGGGTGTGGCGGTCTCCCTGCCGTCTGCAGGCGGCGGCGGTGGCGGCGTGGTCGATTCGGCCGCGCTCGGCGAGTTCGCCGAACAGGTCACCGGCCGCGACGGTGTGCTGGCCAATGCGGCACGCCTGGTGCTGGGCCAGCTCGGCCTCGACACCCCGGTGTCGGCGGCGCAGACCGCGACCGACGCCGAGCTGATCGACCTGGTCACCGCCGAACTCGGTTCGGACTGGCCGCGTCTGGTGGCGCCGGCGTTCGACGGCCGCAAGGCCGTGGTGTTCGACGACCGGTGGGCCAGCGCCCGCGAGGATCTGGTCAAGATCTGGCTGGCCGACGAGGACGCCATCGACCGCGACTGGCCCGCTCTGTCCGAACGCTTCGAAGGCGCCGGGCATGTCGTTGCCACACAGGCGAACTGGTGGCAGGGCAAGGCGCTCGCCGCGGGCCGCAACGTCCACGCGTCGCTGTTCGGCCGCATCGCCGCGGGTGCCGAGAACCCGGGCAAGGGCCGCTACAGCGACGAGGTCGCGGTGGTGACTGGTGCCTCGAAGGGTTCGATCGCCTCGGCCGTGGTGGGTCAGCTGCTCGACGGCGGCGCCACGGTCATCGCGACCACCTCGCGCCTCGACGACGCCCGGCTCGAGTTCTACAAGACGCTCTACCGGGACAACGCCCGCTACGACGCGAAGCTGTGGGTGGTGCCCGCGAACATGGCGTCGTACTCCGACATCGACGCGCTGGTGTCGTGGGTGGGCACCGAGCAAACCGAAAGCCTTGGGCCGCAGTCGATCCACCTCAAGGATGCGCAGACCCCGACGCTGCTGTTCCCGTTCGCCGCTCCGCGGGTGGCCGGTGACATGTCGGAGGTCGGTTCGCGCGCCGAGATGGAGATGAAGGTGCTGCTGTGGGCCGTGCAACGGCTCATCAGCGGGCTCTCGTCGATCGGTGCGGAACGCGACATCGCCTCACGACTGCACGTCGTGCTGCCCGGTTCCCCGAACCGCGGCATGTTCGGCGGTGACGGCGCCTACGGCGAGGCGAAGGCTTCGCTGGACGCGCTCGTCAACCGGTGGAAGGCCGAAACGTCATGGGCGCAGCGGGTTTCGCTGGCGCACGCGCTGATCGGCTGGACCAAGGGCACCGGGCTGATGGGCCACAACGACGCCATCGCCGGCGCCGTCGAGGAAGCCGGAGTGACCACGTACACCACCGCGGAGATGGCCTCGATGCTGCTGTCGCTGTGCGACATCGAGTCCAAGGTCGCCGCGGCGCGTGAGCCCATCACGGCCGACCTGACCGGTGGCCTCGGCGACATCGAACTCGACATGGCCGCGCTGGCCGCCAAGGCCCGCGAGGACATGTCCGCCGACGCCGCTGCCGACGAAGACGCCGACGCACCCGCGCCCGGCACCATCGCCGCGCTGCCGTCGCCGCCCCGGGGCTTCTCGCCCGCACCGGCGCCGGAGTGGGCCGACCTCGACGTCGACCCGGCCGACCTGGTCGTGATCGTCGGCGGTGCCGAACTCGGCCCGTACGGTTCGTCGCGCACCCGCTACGAGATGGAGGTCGACCACGAACTGTCGGCCGCCGGCGTGCTCGAACTGGCCTGGACCACAGGCATGATCAAGTGGGAAGACGATCCGAAGCCGGGCTGGTACGACACCGCGAGCGGTGACCTGGTGCCCGAGGAGGAACTGGTCGAGCGCTACCACGACGCGGTCGTGGAGCGGTGCGGCATCCGCGAGTTCGTCGACGACGGTGCGATCGATCCCGATCACGCGTCGCCGCTGCTGGTCAGCGTGTTCCTCGACAAGGACTTCTCGTTCGTGGTGTCGTCTGAGGAGGAGGCGCGCGCATTCGTCGAGGTCGATCCCGAGCACACCGTGGTGCGCCCGGTGCCGGACTCGAGTGACTGGCAGGTGACCCGCAAGGCGGGCACCGAAGTCCGCGTGCCGCGCAAGACCAAGCTGTCCCGCACGGTGGGCGCGCAGATCCCGACGGGCTTCGACCCGACGGTCTGGGGCATCACGCCGGACATGGCCAACTCGATCGACCGGGTGGCGCTGTGGAACATCGTGGCCACGGTGGATGCGTTCCTGTCCGCGGGCTTCACGCCGACCGAGCTGATGCGCTGGGTGCACCCCAGCCTGGTGGCCAGCACGCAGGGCACCGGCATGGGCGGCATGACCTCGATGCAGACGATGTACCACGGCAACCTGCTCGGCCGCAGCAAGCCGAACGACATCCTGCAGGAGGTGCTGCCGAATGTCGTTGCCGCACACGTCGTTCAGTCCTACATCGGCTCCTACGGCGCGATGATCCACCCGGTCGGCGCCTGCGCCACCGCGGCGGTGTCGGTCGAGGAGGGGATGGACAAGATCCGCCTCGGCAAGGCCGAGTTCGTGGTCACCGGCGGGTTCGACGACATGACGCTGGAAGCCGTCATCGGCTTCGGTGACATGGCGGCCACCGCCGACACCGCGATGATGCGGGCCAGGGGCATCAGCGACGGGAAGTTCTCCCGCGCCAACGACCGTCGTCGTCTCGGCTTCGTCGAGGCCCAGGGCGGTGGCACCATCCTGCTGGCCCGCGGCGACCTCGCTCTGAAGATGGGTCTGCCGGTGCTGGCGGTCGTGGGCTACGCGCAGAGCTTCGCCGACGGTGTGCACACCTCGATCCCGGCTCCGGGGCTCGGCGCGCTGGGCGCCGGCCGTGGCGGCAGGGATTCGGTGCTGGCCCGCTCGCTGGCCAAGCTCGGGGTGGGTGCCGACGACATCTCGGTGATCTACAAGCACGACACCTCGACGCTGGCCAACGATCCCAACGAGACCGAACTGCACGAGCGGCTCGCCGACTCGATGGGCCGGTCCGACGGTGCGCCACTGTTCATCGTCAGCCAGAAGACCCTGACCGGCCACTCCAAGGGCGGTGCCGCGGTCTTCCAGATGATGGGCCTGTGCCAGGTGCTGCGCGACGGGGTCATCCCGCCGAACCGCAGCCTGGACTGCGTCGACGACGAGATGGCCACCTCCGGGCACTTCGTCTGGCCGCGGGAGACGCTGCGAATGGGTGAGAAGTTCCCGCTCAAGGCCGGTCTCGTGACCAGCCTCGGGTTCGGACACGTCTCCGGGCTGATCGCGCTGGTGCATCCGCAGGCGTTCCTCGCCACGCTCACCCCAGAGCAGCGGGAGGACTACGTCCGTCGCGCCGAGCAGCGCACGCTGGCGGGTCAGCGACGGCTGGCGTCGGCGATCGCCGGTGGCCGGCCGATGTACGAACGGCCCGCCGACCGCCGGTTCAGCCACGACGCACCCGAGAAGCGCCAGGAGGCGGCGATGCTGCTCGACGCGGCGTCGCGGCTCGGCGACGGCGACGTGTACGTGCGATGA
- a CDS encoding formate/nitrite transporter family protein: MSETSQRQLGDSDSPIEDALEHAFRRMVDEGTQRLHRSWREVLVTGFFGGTEIAVGVLAYLSVLHATHDPLLAGLAFSIGFLALLLGRSELFTEGFLVPVTTVAAKRASIAQLLKLWSGTLVANLVGGWVLMWLIMAAFPKLHAQTIESASHYATAPLSGETFALALLGGMVITLMTRMQHGTDSVLGKIAAAVAGAFLLAGLQMFHSILDSLLIFGAMIAGDAPFGYLDWLQWFGYTVVGNIVGGLGLVTLLRLLRSKDRLQQERSAAESD; the protein is encoded by the coding sequence GTGAGTGAGACCAGCCAGCGTCAGCTGGGCGATTCGGACAGTCCCATCGAGGACGCGCTCGAACACGCCTTCCGGCGGATGGTCGACGAAGGCACCCAGCGGCTGCACCGCAGCTGGCGCGAAGTGCTCGTCACCGGCTTCTTCGGCGGCACCGAGATCGCCGTCGGCGTCCTGGCCTACCTGTCCGTGCTGCACGCCACGCACGATCCGCTGCTCGCGGGCCTGGCGTTCTCGATCGGTTTCCTCGCGCTGCTGCTGGGCCGCAGTGAACTGTTCACCGAGGGCTTCCTGGTGCCGGTCACCACGGTCGCGGCCAAACGCGCCAGCATCGCGCAGCTGCTCAAGCTGTGGAGCGGCACGCTGGTCGCCAACCTCGTCGGCGGCTGGGTGCTGATGTGGCTGATCATGGCGGCTTTCCCGAAACTGCACGCGCAGACCATCGAGTCGGCCTCGCACTACGCCACCGCACCGCTGTCGGGGGAGACGTTCGCGCTCGCGCTGCTCGGCGGCATGGTGATCACGCTGATGACCCGGATGCAGCACGGCACCGATTCAGTGCTCGGCAAGATCGCCGCGGCGGTCGCGGGCGCCTTCCTGCTGGCGGGGCTGCAGATGTTCCACTCGATCCTGGACTCGCTGTTGATCTTCGGCGCGATGATCGCCGGCGATGCGCCGTTCGGTTATCTGGACTGGCTGCAGTGGTTCGGCTACACCGTGGTCGGCAACATCGTCGGTGGCCTCGGGCTGGTGACGCTGTTGCGGCTGCTGCGCAGCAAGGACCGGCTGCAGCAGGAACGCAGCGCGGCGGAGTCGGACTAG